The proteins below come from a single Rhizobium tropici CIAT 899 genomic window:
- a CDS encoding SRPBCC family protein — MPNTISLHRVLATSPEKVYRAFIEADALAKWLPPNGFACSVHHFEGKVGGTFKMSFRNFTTSEVHAFGGEYIELVPGELVRYTDRFDDPNLPGQMEVTVTLKKVLVGTEVNITQAGIPDVIPPEACYLGWQESLINLAKLVEPEITQ; from the coding sequence ATGCCGAATACCATAAGCCTGCACCGCGTCCTCGCTACCAGCCCGGAAAAGGTCTATCGCGCATTCATCGAAGCGGATGCGCTGGCCAAGTGGCTGCCGCCGAACGGCTTTGCCTGCAGCGTGCATCACTTCGAAGGAAAAGTCGGCGGCACCTTCAAGATGTCGTTCCGCAATTTTACGACCAGCGAAGTCCACGCTTTCGGCGGTGAATATATCGAGCTCGTTCCCGGCGAACTGGTGCGTTACACAGACAGGTTCGACGACCCCAACCTGCCTGGCCAAATGGAAGTGACGGTGACGTTGAAAAAGGTGCTGGTGGGAACCGAGGTCAACATCACCCAGGCCGGCATCCCCGATGTCATCCCGCCGGAAGCCTGCTATCTCGGCTGGCAGGAATCGCTGATCAATCTGGCGAAACTGGTTGAGCCTGAGATTACGCAGTAA